A window from Aliamphritea hakodatensis encodes these proteins:
- the flgA gene encoding flagellar basal body P-ring formation chaperone FlgA, with translation MNHPTITLIVTFIAIFTLAVKAHASAYPTKIKQQAEDYLYSVYSVEQPLARTSIRLRPLSPQLKLSRCKQPISFKHAPTRASRVSIAAQCDRPKWQVFLTGTVEQWLPVAHTTRPLNKGTILGAKDIALVETDIRKVSQAYFTDRAELFNRQLKRTLRSKQIITAQALSKHLLVRKGDRVVIEAKNGSMQVRMNGTALEDGEQGKQINVKNTRSGRIVRAYVSRVGVVSVTP, from the coding sequence GTGAATCACCCAACCATCACATTAATAGTTACTTTTATAGCGATCTTCACTCTGGCAGTAAAGGCCCATGCCAGCGCCTACCCGACCAAAATCAAACAACAGGCGGAAGATTATCTGTATTCCGTGTATTCCGTAGAACAACCACTGGCCCGCACCAGCATCCGATTACGCCCTCTCAGCCCCCAGCTAAAGCTCTCCCGCTGTAAACAGCCAATCAGCTTCAAACACGCACCAACACGGGCCAGCAGGGTAAGTATTGCCGCTCAGTGCGACCGCCCCAAGTGGCAGGTTTTTCTGACCGGCACCGTTGAACAATGGCTGCCGGTTGCCCATACAACCCGGCCATTAAACAAGGGCACCATTTTGGGGGCTAAGGACATCGCGCTGGTCGAAACTGACATACGCAAGGTAAGCCAGGCCTATTTTACGGACCGTGCGGAATTGTTTAACCGGCAACTCAAACGCACCCTTCGCAGCAAGCAAATCATCACGGCCCAGGCCCTGAGCAAGCATCTCCTGGTACGCAAAGGAGACCGTGTCGTCATTGAAGCTAAAAATGGCAGCATGCAGGTGCGTATGAATGGCACTGCACTCGAAGACGGTGAACAGGGCAAACAGATCAATGTAAAAAACACCCGCTCCGGCCGTATCGTACGCGCGTATGTCAGCCGTGTTGGCGTTGTCTCAGTCACACCCTAA
- the flgB gene encoding flagellar basal body rod protein FlgB, with amino-acid sequence MAISFESALGIHEQAVYVRSKRAEVLANNIANADTPNFKARDMDFRAILQGKESQMQAGQLELAQTKNGHSEGLVSPDFAAEMMYRIPRQPSIDGNTVDVQTEMARYTENALDYQASFQFLDRKFKGLKSAIKGE; translated from the coding sequence ATGGCAATCAGTTTTGAATCAGCACTGGGTATTCATGAGCAGGCGGTCTACGTTCGTAGTAAGCGTGCGGAAGTGCTGGCAAATAATATTGCCAATGCAGACACCCCGAATTTCAAAGCGCGGGATATGGATTTCAGAGCCATTCTGCAAGGTAAAGAGTCACAGATGCAGGCGGGTCAGCTTGAGTTGGCGCAAACAAAAAATGGTCACAGCGAAGGTCTGGTCAGTCCGGATTTTGCCGCAGAAATGATGTACCGGATTCCGCGTCAGCCAAGTATTGACGGCAATACGGTGGATGTTCAGACAGAAATGGCCCGTTATACAGAAAATGCTTTGGACTACCAGGCGTCATTTCAGTTTCTGGACAGAAAGTTCAAAGGATTAAAAAGCGCGATTAAGGGTGAATAA
- the flgC gene encoding flagellar basal body rod protein FlgC, translated as MSLSNIFDIAGSAMSAQSVRLNTTASNMANADSVSSSYGETYRARKAVFELGRQDEVQPGVPLGTQAGQGVEVAGIVESDAPLRQEYNPNHPMANEEGYVFYPNVNVVEEMADMISASRSFQINAEIMNTAKQMTQRVLTLGQG; from the coding sequence ATGTCATTGTCTAATATTTTTGATATTGCCGGTTCAGCCATGAGTGCGCAGAGTGTCCGGCTAAATACCACAGCCTCTAATATGGCCAATGCTGACAGTGTCAGCAGCAGCTACGGTGAAACGTACCGTGCCCGTAAGGCTGTTTTTGAGCTGGGCCGTCAGGATGAAGTACAGCCGGGTGTGCCGTTGGGTACGCAGGCGGGGCAAGGCGTTGAAGTGGCCGGTATTGTTGAGAGCGACGCACCGTTACGTCAGGAATACAACCCAAACCACCCGATGGCAAATGAAGAGGGGTACGTATTTTATCCCAACGTCAACGTGGTTGAAGAGATGGCGGATATGATTTCCGCGTCCCGTTCATTTCAGATTAACGCTGAGATTATGAATACTGCGAAGCAAATGACGCAGCGTGTGCTGACCCTGGGTCAGGGCTGA
- a CDS encoding flagellar hook assembly protein FlgD, whose protein sequence is MSTINTNQTSNVYEQINEANKAQSTRTPQTSSDSDMFMQLMIAQLQNQDPTSPAETNDFMQQISSMSQVESINNLNVTMNNLASSMLSSQSALQASSMVGQNVYAKTDVATVTADNKDVKGIVELPASTSNLRVKIFDPTGAEIETLDLGPKNAGDLNFTWNAGDDAAFRNYRVVAEVATSDGYKAVNSYLAYNVNSVTLGQNGVGMKLNTDAGSIAFSDIKRIG, encoded by the coding sequence ATGTCGACAATTAATACGAATCAGACATCCAATGTCTACGAGCAGATTAATGAGGCGAATAAAGCGCAATCGACGCGGACGCCGCAGACATCCAGCGACAGCGATATGTTCATGCAGCTGATGATTGCTCAGCTGCAAAATCAGGACCCGACCAGTCCCGCGGAAACAAATGATTTCATGCAGCAGATTTCCAGCATGAGCCAGGTTGAAAGTATCAACAACCTCAATGTCACGATGAATAATCTGGCAAGTTCAATGTTGTCCAGTCAGTCTGCGCTGCAGGCGTCATCGATGGTTGGGCAGAATGTTTATGCCAAGACCGATGTGGCAACAGTTACTGCCGATAACAAAGATGTAAAAGGCATTGTTGAGTTGCCGGCTTCAACATCAAATCTGCGGGTCAAAATCTTTGATCCGACAGGTGCTGAAATAGAGACCCTTGACCTGGGGCCGAAAAATGCCGGTGATCTTAACTTTACCTGGAACGCAGGAGACGATGCTGCTTTCAGGAACTACCGGGTGGTTGCTGAGGTAGCGACTTCAGACGGATATAAGGCAGTGAACAGTTATCTGGCTTACAACGTCAACAGCGTCACACTGGGTCAAAACGGTGTTGGCATGAAACTGAATACTGACGCAGGTTCTATTGCGTTCAGTGATATCAAACGGATTGGGTAA
- a CDS encoding flagella synthesis protein FlgN produces MQTATPLQLSELNTLNQQGLVTIGKLSALLDQEYDALSARNVENIQQTVQQKTDILRELETNSRSRNALFNQLGVAASKQGLETFSDTLPPEPRAEFLKHWKPLEALLLEVNEKNQRNETVVTRNSRNLEHLMSIIRGQNQKNMLYDNAGGKGNYSAQQRLGKA; encoded by the coding sequence ATGCAGACAGCAACGCCTTTACAACTCAGCGAACTGAATACCCTGAATCAGCAGGGGCTGGTTACAATTGGCAAACTAAGCGCACTCCTTGATCAGGAGTATGACGCCCTGTCTGCACGAAATGTTGAAAACATCCAGCAAACGGTCCAGCAAAAAACGGACATTCTGCGTGAGCTGGAAACCAACAGCAGATCCCGGAATGCACTGTTTAACCAGTTAGGTGTTGCAGCGAGCAAGCAAGGCCTGGAAACATTTTCCGACACACTTCCACCAGAGCCACGCGCCGAATTTCTCAAGCACTGGAAGCCTCTGGAAGCACTGCTTCTTGAAGTAAACGAGAAAAACCAGCGTAACGAAACCGTCGTGACACGCAACAGCCGTAACCTTGAACATCTTATGAGCATTATTCGCGGCCAGAATCAAAAAAACATGCTTTACGACAATGCCGGCGGAAAAGGCAATTATTCAGCCCAGCAACGCTTAGGCAAAGCTTAA
- a CDS encoding CheR family methyltransferase, whose protein sequence is MTGGGVKVLDTSKLKITDQEFSLFCDYLENACGILLARHKLYLVESRLGRLMKEREIPTLATLVEQLKRPGSRALNEQVINAMTTNETLWFRDIHPYTILNNQVLPELAAAGSRQRLRIWSAACSTGQEPYSISMSIEEFRQSGKGSFGGEEIVATDICTRVLQQAKTGDYERLALGRGLSQERLKRFFSPKADDIWTIKPELKRRINFRELNLLGSYSTMGQFDIIFCRNVLIYFSTELKLEILRKMHKSLKKGGYLFLGASESLSGLSDCYEMIHCRPGIIYKAI, encoded by the coding sequence TTGACAGGTGGTGGAGTAAAGGTTCTGGATACTTCTAAGTTAAAGATTACTGATCAGGAATTTTCCCTGTTTTGTGATTATCTGGAAAATGCCTGCGGTATTTTGTTAGCCAGACATAAGTTGTACCTGGTTGAAAGCCGTTTGGGGCGCTTGATGAAAGAGCGTGAAATTCCCACGCTGGCGACGCTGGTAGAACAGCTGAAGCGGCCGGGTAGCCGGGCTCTGAATGAGCAGGTTATCAATGCAATGACGACCAATGAAACCTTATGGTTTCGTGATATACATCCGTACACTATTTTGAATAATCAGGTTTTACCTGAGCTGGCAGCTGCAGGTAGCCGTCAGCGGTTACGGATATGGTCGGCGGCCTGCTCAACGGGGCAGGAGCCTTACTCAATCAGTATGTCGATTGAAGAGTTCAGACAATCCGGTAAGGGAAGCTTTGGGGGCGAGGAAATCGTCGCGACGGATATCTGTACACGGGTTTTGCAACAGGCCAAGACAGGGGATTATGAGCGTCTGGCATTAGGCCGGGGGTTGTCTCAGGAGCGGCTGAAGCGCTTTTTCTCACCCAAGGCTGATGACATCTGGACGATTAAGCCAGAGCTTAAACGCCGGATTAATTTTCGTGAGCTGAACCTGCTGGGCTCATACAGTACGATGGGGCAGTTCGATATCATCTTTTGCCGTAATGTACTGATTTACTTTTCCACCGAATTAAAATTAGAGATTCTGCGCAAAATGCATAAGTCTCTTAAGAAGGGCGGTTATCTCTTTTTGGGGGCGTCTGAATCTTTATCCGGTCTGAGTGACTGCTATGAAATGATTCACTGCAGACCAGGTATTATTTATAAAGCTATTTAA
- the flgM gene encoding flagellar biosynthesis anti-sigma factor FlgM encodes MVIDITGLSSNQATLSRGKVNEQPAAGNKPATGTAPASQPASNVSISDTAQAIQKTIDSSLTDDGVNADRVAELKAAIEDGSYQVDALSTAKGLLQIETQLG; translated from the coding sequence ATGGTTATTGATATCACGGGTTTATCGTCCAATCAGGCGACCCTATCTCGTGGCAAGGTGAATGAGCAACCTGCAGCGGGCAACAAGCCTGCCACTGGTACGGCCCCCGCCAGCCAGCCGGCAAGCAATGTCAGTATCAGTGATACTGCACAGGCTATTCAGAAAACCATCGACAGCAGTTTAACTGATGACGGTGTAAATGCTGACCGTGTTGCAGAACTGAAAGCAGCCATTGAAGATGGCAGCTATCAGGTAGACGCCCTGAGCACAGCCAAAGGCCTGCTTCAGATCGAAACACAACTCGGCTAA
- a CDS encoding chemotaxis protein produces the protein MSVNKISVNQRQRVSDVGHNRLELLLFGLNTEQEYGINVFKVREVLPCPDLTGIPKQTTSLKGMAHIRGETIPVIDLSEAIGEEPVSPEERKSCFLVVTEYSRRTLSFLVRRVDRILATHWDNVTPPPVELVGQNYLTAVLEHDGNLIEILDVEQILADLIPSNTAVSEDIATEEVKNHAKEYHVMVVDDSNIALKQVQQVFEGMSIKVTTAKNGKAALTLLEQLVDKGVDVPSLFLMVVSDIEMPEMDGYTLVNRIRDNESLRKLHVVLHSSLSGRFNLSMIKKVGADAFIGKFDADELATAVVERMKAVESGL, from the coding sequence ATGTCAGTAAATAAGATTAGTGTAAACCAGCGACAGCGGGTGAGTGATGTTGGCCATAACCGCCTGGAGTTATTGCTATTTGGCCTTAATACTGAGCAGGAATATGGCATCAACGTATTTAAGGTTCGGGAGGTGCTTCCCTGCCCGGATCTGACGGGTATTCCCAAGCAGACAACGTCTCTGAAAGGGATGGCGCATATCCGTGGTGAAACAATACCGGTTATCGACCTGTCAGAGGCGATTGGTGAGGAGCCGGTCAGCCCGGAAGAGCGTAAAAGCTGTTTCCTGGTTGTGACTGAATACAGTCGCCGTACGCTTTCTTTTCTTGTACGCCGCGTTGACCGTATTTTGGCAACCCACTGGGATAATGTTACGCCGCCGCCGGTTGAGCTGGTTGGGCAAAACTATCTGACCGCTGTTTTAGAGCACGACGGTAATCTGATTGAGATTCTGGATGTCGAGCAAATTCTGGCAGATCTGATTCCGAGTAATACCGCTGTCAGTGAAGATATTGCGACGGAAGAGGTTAAAAATCACGCGAAAGAATATCACGTGATGGTTGTCGACGATTCAAATATCGCACTGAAACAGGTGCAGCAGGTATTTGAAGGTATGAGCATCAAAGTCACCACGGCTAAGAACGGTAAGGCTGCTTTAACGCTGCTGGAACAGCTGGTTGATAAGGGTGTTGATGTGCCTTCACTGTTCCTGATGGTTGTTTCTGATATTGAGATGCCGGAAATGGACGGTTATACCCTGGTTAACCGTATCCGCGATAATGAAAGCTTGCGTAAACTGCACGTTGTGTTGCACAGTTCCCTGAGCGGACGCTTTAACCTTTCTATGATTAAGAAGGTTGGTGCTGATGCGTTCATTGGTAAGTTTGATGCAGATGAGTTGGCAACTGCAGTTGTAGAGCGTATGAAGGCTGTTGAATCCGGTCTTTGA